One region of Pirellulales bacterium genomic DNA includes:
- the nrfD gene encoding NrfD/PsrC family molybdoenzyme membrane anchor subunit, translating to MPEVASATSTQSGSLSGPRGTLPYDGTTYYGQPAVKKSHYGWLIVSYFFVGGLAGCSQLIAAIADLRGHQKNKSIVRAGRYLGFAGSLLSPALLVADLHTPRRWLNMLRIFRPTSAMSIGAWTLAAFGTFSGFTAVGQLLSDLFHLRFGRWIARLCGIPAAVAGTVMSFYTGVLLSATSTPLWAAAPRLLPALFGSSAASTAAAAVELTSRRLGQTPDEKHRLAGFSLLASALELSLSTALRLHWRKNHLDAPLAELPLPNAFITAAAVGAAIPLAMHAHSVCSGRISAKSATTAAVLALAGGYALRAAILFAGNRSADRPTDYFNLCQPNTHQAMH from the coding sequence ATGCCAGAAGTGGCCTCGGCGACTTCCACTCAAAGCGGATCGCTGTCGGGGCCGCGAGGGACGTTGCCCTACGACGGCACAACCTACTATGGCCAGCCGGCCGTCAAAAAAAGTCATTATGGCTGGCTGATCGTCAGCTACTTTTTCGTCGGCGGTTTGGCGGGCTGTTCACAATTGATCGCTGCGATCGCCGACCTGAGAGGCCATCAAAAGAACAAATCGATCGTTCGGGCCGGGCGCTACCTTGGGTTTGCCGGTTCGCTGCTAAGTCCCGCATTGCTCGTCGCCGATCTGCACACGCCGCGGCGGTGGCTGAATATGCTGCGAATTTTTCGTCCGACCTCGGCGATGTCGATCGGGGCGTGGACGTTGGCGGCATTCGGCACTTTCAGCGGTTTCACCGCCGTGGGACAGCTTCTCAGTGATTTGTTCCACTTGCGGTTCGGCCGATGGATTGCCCGGCTGTGCGGGATTCCCGCGGCGGTGGCGGGCACGGTCATGTCGTTCTACACCGGCGTGCTTCTTTCGGCGACCAGCACTCCGCTATGGGCCGCCGCTCCGCGGCTGTTGCCAGCGCTGTTCGGCAGCTCGGCCGCCTCAACGGCCGCAGCCGCCGTGGAACTAACGAGCCGTCGGCTTGGTCAGACGCCCGACGAGAAACACCGACTCGCTGGATTCTCGTTACTGGCAAGCGCCCTAGAACTATCGCTCTCGACGGCGCTGCGGTTGCATTGGCGCAAGAATCATCTCGACGCTCCGCTCGCCGAACTTCCGCTTCCGAATGCCTTTATCACGGCGGCTGCCGTTGGCGCTGCCATCCCCTTGGCGATGCATGCCCATAGCGTTTGTTCTGGCCGAATCAGCGCAAAATCGGCGACCACCGCTGCGGTGCTCGCCCTGGCGGGAGGCTATGCTCTGCGAGCAGCGATCCTTTTCGCCGGTAACCGCTCGGCGGATCGTCCGACCGACTACTTCAATCTCTGCCAACCGAACACACACCAGGCAATGCATTAG